The Arachis ipaensis cultivar K30076 chromosome B07, Araip1.1, whole genome shotgun sequence genome includes a window with the following:
- the LOC107607829 gene encoding serine carboxypeptidase-like 18 gives NWVHRVGENDDVQSFYYFIESENNPREDEIGPLAFQVDEYDGICLLILAFHMLEQNMLHLSVNQAYEFFRKWLMDHPAFLKNKVYIGGDSYSGILIPIIAHEILKGIGYCCIDNSGDHDMVVPFLATQAWIRSLNYSIVDDWRPWYTNGQVAGYTRTYSNAMTFATVKGGGHTAPEYKLEECLHMSNYIEEFNGSLPNLVLRPHSWTKVQIIPIYLGIFFFHFTKSFESFPSYLLLY, from the exons AACTGG GTACATAGAGTAGGGGAAAATGATGATGTACAGAGTTTCTACTATTTCATTGAGTCAGAGAACAATCCAAGAGAGGATGAAATAG GACCACTTGCATTTCaagttgatgaatatgatggG ATTTGCCTGTTAATACTGGCTTTTCATATGCTAGAACAGAATATGCTTCACTTGTCAGTCAATCAAGCCTATGAATTTTTTAGGAAG TGGTTAATGGATCATCCAGCATTTCTCAAAAACAAAGTTTACATTGGTGGTGATTCATACTCTGGTATTCTTATTCCTATAATTGCTCACGAAATTTTAAAAGGTATTGGATA TTGTTGTATTGATAACAGTGGGGATCATGACAtggttgttcctttcttggcaaCTCAAGCATGGATAAGATCGTTAAACTACTCCATTGTCGACGATTGGAGGCCATGGTATACTAATGGCCAAGTTGCAGG ATACACAAGGACTTACTCCAATGCAATGACATTTGCAACTGTCAAG GGTGGAGGACACACAGCACCAGAATACAAGCTTGAAGAATGCCTTCACAT GTCCAATTACATTGAGGAATTCAATGGAAGCCTGCCAAATTTGGTCTTGAGGCCACACTCATGGACAAAAGTGCAGATCATACCTATATATCTTGGCATATTCTTTTTCCATTTCACCAAATCCTTTGAAAGCTTTCCTAGTTATTTGCTACTCTATTAA
- the LOC107607830 gene encoding WAT1-related protein At4g08290-like — protein sequence MSSENECGKLGLIWRKTKPYLLMIGLQFGMAGNYIFGKDVLNHGMSRFVFIFYRNAMATLVLAPFALIIERKRRPKMTLPVFLQIMILGLLEPVLNQSFAYLGMKYTSASFTSAITNAAPSITFVLAVLTGLERVKIRDVRSQAKVIGTLVTFGGAVAMALYKGPGFNIFHSAAATTQNNGDAGLASHKHQTVGALYILIGCVALSSFYILQSITVAKYRAELSLATWICMAGTLQTTIVALVAERHSGSKPWAIGWDMRLFAPLYTGVVSSGIAYYIQGLVMKMRGPVFTTAFNPLCMVIVAALGSFFLRERVYLGSIIGSIIITLGLYSVVWGKAKDHKHEEADEDTNKSLPITTTAAANDDSSTTNKPSS from the exons ATGAGTTCTGAAAATGAGTGCGGCAAATTAGGGCTCATTTGGAGAAAAACAAAGCCATATCTATTAATGATTGGCTTGCAATTTGGTATGGCAGGAAATTACATCTTCGGCAAAGACGTGCTTAATCATGGGATGAGTCGTTTTGTGTTCATTTTCTATCGCAATGCCATGGCTACACTTGTGCTTGCTCCCTTTGCATTAATCATTGAAAG gAAACGTAGGCCCAAAATGACACTCCCAGTTTTTCTGCAAATAATGATCTTGGGACTTCTTGA GCCAGTTCTCAACCAGAGCTTCGCATATTTGGGAATGAAGTACACTTCTGCTTCATTCACATCTGCTATTACCAATGCAGCACCCTCCATCACCTTTGTACTTGCAGTTCTTACAGG gTTGGAGCGTGTAAAAATAAGAGATGTAAGGAGTCAAGCAAAAGTGATTGGAACGTTAGTAACATTTGGAGGAGCAGTGGCAATGGCACTTTACAAAGGTCCTGGATTCAACATTTTTCATTCTGCAGCAGCAACAACGCAGAACAATGGAGATGCAGGACTCGCTTCACACAAACACCAAACTGTTGGAGCTCTTTACATTCTCATCGGTTGTGTGGCGTTGTCTTCTTTCTACATATTGCAGAGCATAACGGTAGCAAAGTACAGAGCAGAGTTATCATTGGCCACATGGATATGCATGGCAGGAACACTGCAAACTACAATAGTCGCACTTGTAGCAGAGCGTCACTCTGGTTCTAAGCCTTGGGCCATTGGTTGGGACATGAGGCTCTTTGCTCCTCTTTACACG GGAGTGGTTAGTTCAGGAATTGCATACTACATACAAGGATTGGTTATGAAAATGAGAGGTCCAGTGTTCACAACAGCTTTCAATCCTCTTTGCATGGTGATTGTTGCTGCTTTGGGTTCCTTCTTCTTACGAGAACGAGTCTATCTTGGAAG TATTATTGGAAGCATCATCATCACATTAGGACTTTACTCAGTTGTGTGGGGCAAAGCTAAGGATCACAAACACGAAGAAGCTGATGAGGACACAAATAAGTCATTGCCAATAACAACTACGGCTGCTGCAAATGATGATTCTTCAACGACTAACAAACCATCAAGTTAG